From Synergistes jonesii:
TCGGTGCCGCGATTACGGATCTCGTTAAGGACACCGACCCAGTACTTGGCGCTCTCATTTCCGCCGACCCACAGGCCAAGGACTTCACGATGCCCGTCCAGTCTTGTCCCAATAGCAACATAAACGGCTTTCTTGACGGTTCGGCCGTCCTGCCTCACATTGAAATGCACGGCGTCCATAAAGACGACTGCATACTTTTTGGCCAGCGGCCGGTTCTGCCATTCTTTGGCAATCGGCAGAATTCGATCCGTCATTCGCGAAATCATTTCAGCAGAGGCATCCACACCGTAGATAGACTGCAGGTGAGCCGAGATATCCCGGGTCGTCATGCCTTTTGCATACATGGACAGGACCTGATCCTCTATATTTGAGATATCGGTCTGGTTCTTTTTGACTGACTGCGGTTCGAAGTCACCCTTGCGGTCTCTGGGGACGTCGATCGGGATATCTCCGGCCGAAGAGGTGACTGTTTTAGGGCTGTAGCCGTTGCGGCTGTCATCTGTATGCTTGTTCTTGTAGTCATATTTGCTGTAACCGAGATGGTCATCCATCTCGGCTTCCAGCATCTGCTGGATCGTATCTCCGAGAAGATCCCTCAGCATAGCCTGTACGTCCTGGGCGTCTTCCGGTTTGTAGTGGGAAAGGAGACTCTGAATAAGCGCTTTTCTTTCCGGTGTCAGTTTTCTCTGTCTTGCCATAAAAATATCCTCCTGGATTGAATTTATCTTAACACCAATCCAGGAGGCTTGCTTTCTTCTCTATGGAGTTTACACAGAATTTGTTATACTCTCTCGCGTGCAGCTCCGCGCCACGGCTTGACGTTATACCCCGTACTTATTGCCGATCTTATCGAGAGACAGCCTCCAAGGCTTATAGGCGTCGGCCGCCTTCATCTCGCCCCAGGCGAGCTCGTTCATACCGCTAGGGGTGGCGTTGGCCGACATGAAGGCGTCTATATCATCCGTGCAGTCCATGCGCATGAGCTTGGAAAGGGCCTCGTTCATGAAACAGGTGTAATCCATGGCCGATCTGAAATCCATCCCCCTGCTCATACACCAGCGGACGATTTCTCCAACCAAGCCGTAATAGGGGACCATTACGCCGGTGACGGCCGCCAGCACCTCAAGATCTTTCTCCCTTTCCACCTTGACGATCGCGCCTACGAGGGAGAGCAGGCTCTCGCTCAATCCGTCGTCGCCGAAGAGGACGACGGGGCCGATCCTGCGGGCCGCAAACGAAAGAGGCACGGCCCTGACCATAGCCTGCGCCGGAGAGAACCATGGCGCCGCCTGGGCGAGCTTTACGGCGGCGGCCAAATGAATGATATGATGCCGTCGCTCGAACTTCAGTCTGGGTGCGACCTTTTCAAGCGCCGTCGGCACTATCGCTGGAACTATTACCTGCGCATTGTCTACGACCTCTTGGTCCGAAGAGACGACAACTATACGATCCGGGTAGTCCGCCTTCACCGCCTCGGTCTTCTCGGTGTGGTGGTCGTAGACATAGACCATGCCCTTGAAGCCGTCGGACGAACAAAGCCCACGCGTCAGCGCTGAAGCTATGCCGCCGCAGCCGATGAATCCCACATCTGCTTTTACACTGTCGTTCATAATTGCACCTCCGTTTTTCACGCTGTCAAGCGCTACAGCTGCTTGACGAAATTATAGTCTTTGTAGACGAACATATCGGTGGTGAGTATATCCTTCTCATACTTCTCAAGCATCCCCCTTATCCGATCCGAATGCTTCCTGTACATGGCGACCATAAGGGAATGTATAAGCGCCATCGCAGAGGCGCTGGCATCGGCGAGGATTATGTACTTCTGCGGCGTCAGCAGCGTATACTTTGCGAAGGGTACGATAGGAGACAATTTGCTGTCGGTCATCCCTATAACGGGGACTTTTTTCTCCGAGAGCATCTCCGTTATCGTCTGTACCTCCTGCGAATAGCGCGGATAGCTGAAGACTAGCGCGCATGATTTTTGCCCGGCGTTCCTCAGCAGAGAGAGAAATTCCATGTCCCTCTGGCTGACGACGCGAACGTTGTCGCGGAAACCGCACATGAAGTTGCCCGCGTAGAAGGCCAGAAAATTATGTATCGGGCCGCCCACGAGCATCACCTGATCTGCCTCAAAAAGCATCTCCGCGGATTTTTCAAAAATTTCCTGCTCCATGTTTTCCAAGGCCTCCCGCATGAGCTCCATCTCCAGATCAAAAACCTTTTGGTAGACGGAGTTATTTGAATCGAGATAAGGCTCCTGGCGGAATTTCATTTCTTGATTCCTCAGCGTTTCCTTGCGCAGCTCGGTGTGAAAATCGGCGAAGCTCTCAAACCCCAGCGTATGGACGAAGCGCGTGAGAGTGGCTTTGCTCACCCCGGCGCGGCCGGCTATCTGCGGCGCGTTCATCATCGCCGCCTCGAAGATATTGTCTACGATGAATTTACCCAACAAGTTTTGCTTCTTGCTGAGAGTTTCAGAGATGGAGAGGATTCTTTCGCTGATGCTCATCTTTTCCTGGCTCCTTTGGCTTTAAGTTGTCGCATTGCTGAACTTAAATTTTAAAGGCCGGAAACATCAAAGTCAACGAACTGCGCTGCCTCTTAATACGCGATCTTCAGCTGCACCCCGTTCAGCTTTTCGAGGGGGTATATTTTGTTTTCCATATCGCTGCGCGACGGCGGCGTCAATTCGGGAAAGGGGACCGGACGCCCTAAATTTTTGTAGGTTTCGATCCCCAGCCTGTGATACGGCAGGACCTCAACGACGGAAAGGTTTTTCAGCCCCGAGCAGAATTCCGCCATCGCTTCGTAATTCTCAACATTGTCGTTTACCGTTGGGACGAAAGGGACTCTCAACGTGATATTGGTCGTGCCGGCCGCGTCTATTTTCCTTATATTTTCGAGAATGATTTTATTCTCAGCGCCTGTATAGCGAAGATGCTTCTGCGCGTCCATCATCTTTAAGTCTATAAAGATATTCGGAAGATAATCAAGCAGCGGCCTTATCGTCCTCCACTCAGCGAAGGCGCAGGTTTCGATCGTCCTGTCTATTCCCAGGTCGGCCGAGCCCTTCAGCACGGCAAGCGCAAATTCCGGCTGCATCAGCACCTCGCCACCGCTCAGCGTGACTCCTCCGCCGTGGTGGAAAAAGATGTCGTCTCTGGCTATCTCTTCTACCAGTTCGTCGGAGGAGAAGTCCCTGCCGTAGAGCCGCACCGCGTCGTGCTGGCAGATCTGCACGCATCTGCGGCAGCCGCTGCACCCGCCGCCAGAGGAGATCGTTCCGCGCTCCGCGTCGCAGAGTATCTGCCCCTCGGGGCAGACACTCTCGCATTGTCGGCAGAATCTGCACAGAGAACGGACGAACCCCACCTCGAAATAGACGCTCTGTGACTCAGGCGTCGAACACCATTCGCAGGAGAGGGGGCAACCCTTGAAAAAGACGACAGTTCTCAAGCCATGGCCGTCTTTATTCGACGAGCGTTCAATGCGCAGTATCCTGCCCTTGACTGCCATATTTTTGTCCTTACTCCATTTCCGTGATCATCGTTCTTGAAATAATGTCGTCCTGGACATTCTTGTCAAGTTCCACGAAGAATGCTGTGTATCCGGCAACCCTTACAAGCAGCCCCTTGTAATTTTCAGGGTGCTCCTGCGCGTCAAGCAGCTTCTTTTGATCGACGACGTTGAACTGCACGTGGAAGACGCCCAGCGAGCAGAGCCCTTTGAGCAGGCTCATCATAGCCGCCATTCCTTCGCTGCTCTTGAGGAAATCCGGCATAATCTTCATATTGAGCAATGTGCCCTGCATGAACCTGTCGTGCGGAATGTTTGATATCGACTTTAAGATCGCCGTCGGTCCCTCCATATCAGTGCCGCACATCGGGCTCAGGCCGTCGCTGAGCGGCTTCCACGCCACGCGTCCCGACGGCAGCGCGCCGACTTCGAGGCCGAAAGGCGTATTGCCCGAGACTGGAAGTATGCCGGGGCTCATCGTCCCCATATGGCTTCTGTAGCTTTCGATCTCGTCCGCGATAAAGGTGAAGAGCTCGGCCCCCATTTTGTCGACCCATTTGATATCGTTGCCGTATTTTGGCGCATCAAGGCATAGCTTGCGGATTTCCGGCTCATTTTCAAAGTTGTCGGCGAGCGCGGTCAGCAGCTTCTCCATTGTTATCTTCTTCTGTTCGAAGACAAGAGTCTTCACTGCGGCCAGGCTGTTGATCAGGTCTGCGACTCCAATCATGTCGATCCCGTTGCCGACGTGATATTTTGCTCCGCCGTCCGTATAGTCGACCGCGTTTTCAACGCACTCGCGGTGCGTCAACGAAAGCGTTGGCACGGGGCGCTTCTTGCTGATAAAATCGCAGATATGGCTAGCTTTGACAAGACACTTGATGCCGTAGCAGATCTGCTTCTTGACCGCTGCTTCGAATTCCTCATACGAAGAGAAATCCGTGGGATCCCCCGTTTCAATCGAGATGAGCCTGCCGTATTTGCGGGAGACGCCGTTCAGCAACGTGAGCTCCACCATCTCGCCGAGGTTCAGGTCGGCGAAGGCCGTGAAGCCGCACATCTTACCCTCGAGGTTCGTCTCTACGCAGCCGCAGGGGTTCCAGTTATAGGCCTCGCGAAGCGGCACTCCCTTGTTCATCATCATCTGGGTGCCGACCTCGTCGCAGTGGAACGCTGGGAAGCCCGTACCGAGGCTTATGAGTTCTACGATCTTCTTTAAGAAACTGTTGGGATTCTTGGACATGCTGTAACGGACGGAGAGCGACGGTTGGTAGAGCTGGACGTCCATCGTTGCCTGCAGCAACATATAGGAGACTCCATTCACTGCGTCGCTTCCGGTATGATCTATGCCGCCCGCGCAGATATTCTGAAACATCGGGTATCCGGCTGAGAACTGAGCCGAGACGTAATCCTGGAAAAGGCAGGGCTCCGAGAGCTTGACCCAGAGGCAGTCAAGTAGCTCCTGCGCCTCGTCCTGGGTTATGCGTCCGGCCTCGAGATCCGCCTTATAGAAAGGATAGAGATACTGGTCCATCCTACCCATGTTATAGCTGGCCGCGTTTTGCTCCATGATTATCACGATGTGGTAAAGGTAGGCTGACTGCACGCCTTCATGGAAGGTCTCAGCTGGATGCTCGGGAACCTTGGCGCAGATCTTTGATATCTTCAGCAGCTCTTCCTTACGGCGCGGATCCTCTTCTATTACAGCAAGGCGAAGCGCTTCTTCCGAATAGCGCCTTGCAAGCGCCACCACGCCATTGGCCGAAGCCAGCAGCGCCTTGTAATAGATGATCTTCTCGTAATCTCCAGGTACCGCGATGTCGAGCTTCTCCATCTTTTTTAAGATACGTTCGCGCACTGCGGCTATCCCTTCGTTGATGACGTCGGTGTATCCTGCCGTCACCTCGCCCCAGCCTCTGACGAACTTTCTGTCGGTGAACACCGCCCCGCACTCCTTGAGCTTCTTCACATCCTCTGGGACCTGAGCCACCCAGTTTTCATAGATGGATTTGCCCTTCCAGAAAGGTTTTATCACTTCTCTGAACAGTTTCTTTTCCTCTTCCGAAATATAAAAGGGATCGTAGCGTCTGGTGCTGATCGTCTCCAATTCGTTATCTAAGACTGACCAGCAGCTGTCGGCGGAGACGATGCCGCCGCGTATCTTGCTGCCCGAACAGCCGACTATCAGCTCCTGCGGCCAGATGGTGACGCTCTTGTGCTCGCACTGATACTGGACGCCCTTTGCCTTTTGGAGGACAAGAGGCAGCCCCTCCGTCTCTTTGAAGCTCTCCGTAAGCAGCTTTGCGCACTCAAGGTCTACCTCCGGGCGGGTGTTCAACACTCTTTCCTTAAGGAAATCGATTCTTTTCATGTAATCTTTTTGCATATGGATTACCTCCCTGTGTTGTCAGATGTCTATCTGTTTACCAAATAAATGACATTTAATGAACCAATTATCCCAATATCAGCTTCGGAAGCCACAGTGCAAGGTCGGGGAAATATGTGACGGCTATCAGAGTAGGCAGCCAGCAGGTGACGAGCAGGATTATGTCGGTCTTGAGCATCCCCGAAAGCGGAGTCTTAGTCACTTGGATGCCGAAGTAAAGGGCCGGGGCCGTCGGCGGTGTCAGGAGCCCGATAGCTACGTTTACACCCATGATTGCAGCAAAGTGTATGGGGTCCACACCGAAACTCTGGACGACGGGAAGAAGGATCGGAGTGCCTAGGAGCAGGCAGCTCGTGTCGTCCATTATCATTCCCATTATCAGCACCACTATATTTACACCTAACAGAATTACATTCTTGTTGTTTGAGAAGCTTCTTAAGAAGTCCGCGATCAGACCGGGCATATCTTCCATGATGTAGATACGGCTGAGCATCATTACGCAGAAAATCATCACCATAATCACACCTGTGGTGGAGGCGGTCTCGACAAAGGTCTCGTACAGCTTTCTGAGCGTTAATTTTTTGTAGACGAAGAATCCTATGGGGATGGAGTAGATTATCGCGACAGCGGCTGCTTCGGTAGGCGTAAATGTGCCGCTGTAGATTCCTCCGAGGACGATGACGGGCATAAGGATCGCGGGAAGTGCCGAGAACGTGTCGTCTCTTGCCGCAGCCAGGAATTCTCTGGGCGGCATCTTCGCGCGTACCTTGATATTAGGGTCTTTTCTCAATACTATCAGGCTCACGACCGAGAGCAGGAGCACAAGCAGCAGCCCCGGACCGACTGTGGCGAGGAAACACGCAAGAAGCGGCTGTCTGCCGGCCCATGAATAAAGGATCATGTGGGCGCTCGGCGGTATGAGCAGCCCGAGAGGACAGGCGCATGTGATCAAGGTCGCGACGTAGTCCCTCGGATATCCGGCCTCCTCAAACCTCGGCATCATAATGCTGCTGATACACGAAAGCGTCGCCAGGCTGCTGCCGGCGATGGAGCCGAAGGCTGCGCAGGCCACGACCGCGACGACCGCAAGGCCGCCCTTTATACGGCCGACAAATATCCCGACAAAATTGACGAGTGACTTGCCAATGCCGCTCTTTTCCATAACAAGGCCGACGGCGATAAAAAGCGGGACGCAAAGCAGTACTAATGAGTTGCAGACGCTGTATCCGTACTTCATAAGAAAACTGCTTTCGTAGCCGCCGGCATGAATCATGAAAAGGGCGGAGAGGACAAAAACGTACGGCAGGTATATCCCGCTCAGAAGACCTAAAATAATTATTCCAACCGCGACTATAAGCATCAGCGTTCTCCTCCCACCATACCCAGGCCATCGTCGCCATTGTTTTCATAGATGTCCTCTAACAGCTGAACGACAACGTAAAAAGCCATAAGCACAAATCCAACGGTCACGGCGCACATGGACGTAATGAGAGGGATTCCCCAAGCGGATGTGGTAGGCCATATATTTATACCGTTGATGATATATGCAATCGAAAGCCTCATGGTCTCCAAAGCGACAAGCACTTGGACGACGTCGGCAAATATCCTCAGAATTCTTTGTCCGCGAAGCGGCAGCATCCTCTCAAGAAGGTCCACTTTGACGTGCTCGCGCTTTTCCATGGCATAAGAACTGCCGATAAAATACATCCAGAACGCGGATATCATTACGATTTCATCAAACCCGAAGAGGTCGACTCTGAGGATGTATCTGCAGACGACTACGAGTCCGAGAATAGTCACCATCGCGCATGTAGTTATAAAAAGTATATATTCCTGTATACGGAGCAGTAACTGCCAGGGGCTTGATCTCTTTAACTGCATCAGACGGTAAACAATCTCTTCGCTACTCATGATATTTCCTCCATAACCTTTTAATCCGCCTGGCCCATACTTCTGAAATGGCATAGGCCAGGCAAAAATCATCTCGCTTATTTTTTCCCCGATAGTACCTTCTTCTGGTTTGCAACTACGGCGTCTTCAAGAACCTTCAGTGTATCCTTGCCATAAGTGTCCGCGTATTTTGGCCAGACATTGGCGCGTATCTCGGCGCTACGTTTGATGGCTTCTTCGCTTGAGTACCTGATAACCTTTACGCCATGCTTCTCAAGTTCATCCTCGTACTTCTTTTCAGTTCCTCTAGCGACGGGCAGCCATTTTTTTATCTGGAAGGCGATGCAGTCCTGCACGATCTTCTGATTTTTGGGGCCGAACGATTCCCACAGCTTTTTGTTTATTATGAGCCAGCCGGGGGTTGACCCCATGTTGTTCGCATCAAAACATTTGATCATATCGCGGGCCTGCAGGTAGGCGTCCTCTGCAGGTATATTCGAAGCGCCGTCTATCTGTCCTGTCTGCAGCGCGCTGAAAACTTCAGAGTAATCCATCGTCACGGTGTTGTACCCCATTGCGGTCGCCATATCGCGGACAGAGGGCATTGCGGGGACTCTTAGAGAGATATTTTTTTTCAGATTGTCCTTGGGATTTTTGGGGACTTTGGAAAGGATGAATCCTATGCGAGGGTCAAGCCATCCGCCGAGGCTTACAAATCCAGCCTCATTTGAATATGTTTCGATGATTTTGCAGAAAGGCGACTTAGGGTCGAGAAACATAAGTTCGTACTCTGGAAAACCCGTGGTGCACAACCCCGGGAGGTTTCCGATATCGAGCTTCGGGTGATATCTTTTAGTGAGCCACGTGAAAGACGCGTCTATCGTTCCCGCACGGACTTCTTCAATTGAATCTTCATAAATGCAGAGCTGCCCCGAAGGGAATACTTTGAAATCGATTTCCCCATCCGTTTTTTCCTTTATCATCTTTACCAGGTCGACGAGCGCTTTGCTTGTATAGCTATCTGAGGGATATGGCGCGTAAAATTTCAGCTTCCTGGCGGCGTGGGCCGCGTTTTCACTTATGATTATCGCTAAAGCGGCTATCATCACTATGCTGCAGACACAAATAACCTTTTTGATATTATTGATGTTCATCGTACATAAAACCTCCGTCTTTATTTTTTAACCTGACAAAAACATGTAACCACAGCTACGGCGCTGGATAGCGACGACAGGACAACTCCCTCCTCTTCAATAATATATTTTTAGCCGTATTTCCTTGCACTCTTAGATTAACATAAAGAAACAATAATTTCAAGAGCATTTTGGTAATTTGATATTATTATTGATATTCATCATACATACGGACCTCCGTCCTTACTTTTTTAACCCCAGATAAATGAGCGTAACACAGCTGTAGTGCTGAATTCTTAAGGCAGGATACCTCTCCTCTTCGATATATTTTTAGTCATATTTCCTTCCCTTTTAGGGTAACATAAAGAAACAATAATTTCAAGTATATTTTGGAAAAAATATTTGGAGTCCCGCGGGGGGTTGAGCGGGGAAAAAATGCGCTCCGCGCGCCGTTCACGCAGAGTGTGTGTAATTACTGAAAATACCGGGGCGAGGCTGCGAAAGAAGCCGTATTGAAGACGGAACTTCATAGCTTTGCGGCGTGCGCAGGTTTTGCGAAAGATTTTGAACTCGGCTAGGGCGAACTGATAGCGACGATATGTCCGCTTTTCTAAAAATATTTTATCTGAGGATTTCGTACTCGGCTAACCCTCCGGCGCGACGGCAGACTCGGTAAGCGGCGCGGCAAATCAGAGCAGCGCCGAGCCTAACGGAGCGGAGAAGAATGTCAGCGCGTTTTTCTCCTGGCCTCGAAAAATTTCCGCAGCAGTTCCGCGCATTCAGCGGCGAGCACGCCGCCAGTCACTTCGCATCTGTGGCTCATGCGCGGGTCGTGCGGGATCTCGTAGAGCGACGCGCAGCCTCCGGCCTTCGGATCCTCCGCGCCGAAGACGATCCTTCCGACGCGGCACTGCACGAGGGCGCCTGAACACATCACGCACGGCTCGAGCGTGACGTAGATGTGGCAGTCGTCGAAGCGCCAAGAATTTATTTTTTTTGCCGCGTCGGAAAGCGCGTTGAGTTCGGCGTGCCCGAGCGGAGAATTGCCCAGCGAGCGAGTGTTGTGCCCGCGCCCGATTATCCTGTCGCCGCACGCGACGACCGCGCCGACGGGAATCTCGCCACAGCTAAGCGCGAGACGAGCCTCCGCAAGCGCTTCTCTCATATAGAAAGCGTCGTCCATCTGTGGCGCCCTCCTTTATCTTGTGCTATACTTTACCACGATTCAAGCGTGCCTGTAGCTCAGCTGGACAGAGTGCCGCCCTCCGGAGGCGAAGGTCAAGAGTTCGAATCTCTTCAGGCACGCCAGTTATACTAAAAGAATGTGGGGCCATTTAGTAAGCTTCTCGTTTTCGTTTCGCACAGATCGTGTGTGGCGGCAACCACGCAATGTCGGTATTTCGATGCTTCTTTGCTGTGTACTGCCATGTTTGCTTCATTTTCTTTTATTTTTAGCATGAAACAGACCGGTGCCTACGCAGAGCGACGACAGCGCGAGACCTGCGAAGAGCGGGTCGGAGGGAAGTCGCAGCGCAGCCCACAGCAACATCGCGGCCAGCCCGCCGGCGCTCGACGCGAGCGCCCACGACGGCGGAAGCGCGCCTGGCCTCAGTATCGCGACTATCAGAGGAAGGAATGTGCCAGAGCCGCGCAGTCCCATGCTCACAAAGCTCCATTCAAGAATCATGCTGCCGGCTCCGCCGATCGCACAGAACGCGGCTATAGATATCATCGCCGTGACGAGCAGCTGTTCGACGCGGCCGCCGCCTTCATATTTCCGCTTTACCGTTGCTGGAATGAAATTTTTCGAAATATTCGTCGCAACTCCGAGTATCAGCCCGGCAGCGCAGCCTATGACGGTGATGAGTATGCCACCCCATATCAGGCCGCCTACGAGCGGCGGGAAGTTGTTCGCGATGAACCATGAGAGCGCCTTATCGGGAGATACGTCGACGCCGGACGCGCGCATCGTTAGCCCTATCCAGCAGCCGAGAAGCCCCATCTGCGGCATCAGCAGCGCCGAAGTGAAGGCTCCTGCGCGCGCGCTGCGTATGTCTTTTGCCGCCGCTATTGATTGAAGGTATATCTGCGTTGTGAAGACGCCGACGATCATCGACGCCAGGCATCCGACCTCGGGGAAGAAACCGCGCCCGAATACGTTGAACCACGGCTGAAATGACAAATCGACGAACGGGGCCGCGCCGTTGCGGAAGGCGGCGGCAGCGGCGCATGTTACGAGCACGACGCAGAGTATGATTATTTTTGCCTCGCCTAGAGCTGCAAAGCTTTTTATGCCGCCGGACGCGATGAAGCCCCATATCGAAAGGGCCGCGACGAGTGCCGCGAGCCACGCGGGGATCGGAACGACGCCGCGTATCAGGGCGATGCACGATAAAAATTGTGCGCATACGGATATGAAGGTCCCGAGCGACGACGATACGGTGGCGGCGAGCGCTATCGCTTTGCCGCGATCGCCGTAGCTTTTTTCAAGGTAGTCGGCGACGGTCGTTATCTCCGACGCGCGCAGCTGCGACGCGAAGCGCAGTCCGAGCATAAGGCAGCCTATCCCGCCGCCGAGAGTGAACCACCACGCGGTCATCCCATAGCCGTAAGCCATCTGCACCGTTCCGACCGTCGACGCCCCTCCTACGAGCGCGCCGAGCAGTATGCCGGTCACGCCGGCCGCTCCGGCTTTTCTGCCGCCGAGGCTGTAGTCTTTTTTCCCGCCGCGCCCGCCGACGACGACGCCCGCTGCTATGAAGAGTGCGAGCAGCGCGAACGCGGAAAAATAAAATAAAAGCATCGAAGTCACTCCTCGTTGAATTTCCTGAATATATTACAACATTTTGCAGAAAATGGTGACTGTTTTGCGCACTTGTTTTTCTTACCGCTCTTTGTTATTCTTTACACAATATATTTGCGCAATGATACGCGGCAAAAAGTTTTCTGGGGGGCATGGAAAATGAATTTGCAGGAAATGGCGTCACTGCTTGACGCAAAGAATATTTCGACGGAATTTGACCTCGGCGGCATAGAGGTGAATCACGCTTACGCTTGCGACCTTATGAGCGACGTTCTCGCCTTCTGTACGCCGGGGACTCTTCTTCTGACAGGGCTGACTAATGTCCAGATCGTGCGCACGGCGCAGATGCTCGACATTCCCGCGGTGATTTTCGTGCGCGGCAAAGTCCCTCTTGAAGAGACGCTTCAGCTCGCAAAAGACAACGACATTCCCATTCTGGTCACTAAGCACACGATGTTCGAGGCGTGCGGCATTCTCTATGAAAATGGCATGAAGCCTATAGTGCGGGATCCGGAGATTTAACAGATGGGCGCCCCTGTCTGTCTCGAATACAGAATTGAGGGGAACGATTTTATGGTTGCGGGCGCGGCCTCCAATAATATTAAAAATACCCTCAAGATGTTGGGAATACCTTCCGATGTGTGCAGGCGCGTTGCCGTCATTACCTACGAGGCGGAGATCAACCTTGTCATTCACGGCGGAGGGGGAATTTTAAAAGCTGAGATCACCGAGGACCGCGTCGAAATTTTGGTCGAGGACGAGGGGCCCGGCATCGCGGATATCGAAAAGGCGATGACCGAGGGCTACAGCACGGCGACCGAACAGGCGCGGGAAATGGGTTTTGGAGCCGGAATGGGGCTTCCAAATATAAAAAGGAACAGCGACATCTTCAAAATAGAATCGGAAGTGGGAAGAGGAACGACGCTTAACTGCACGGTCTTTTTCAACAAAAAATAACATAAGCAGAAGGGAGTGAGCCCGATGCTCCACAGCGTAAGAATTTCAAGAGAGGCGTGCCAGGGGTGCGTAAACTGCATCAAGGTATGCCCGGTTGAAGCCATCAGAGTCGTCGACGGAGAAATAAGTATAATCAGCGAGCTTTGCATCGACTGCGGCGAGTGTCTGCGCTCGTGCCACAGGCAGGCTCTCGGCATAGAGGAGGACGACTGGAACAAAATAAAGGAATCTCCTCGCATTACCCTTATTCCCGACCCTGTCTTTTTTTCGCAGTTCAGCCACTATATGAATCCCTCCGCGCTTGAGGACGTGATGTCTTCCTTCGGCTACGACATGCTAATCGACGAAATGGAAGAAGCGTTTGACTTAAGCGCCTATGCCTGCGCGCAGATGATCTCGCACGCGTCGAAATCGTCGCTGCCGTTCATCTCGTGCTACTGTCCGTCCGTGCTGCGGTTGATTCAGTCGCGCTTTCCGGAGCTGCTCTCGCGCGTCGTGCACGTATGCTCGCCGCTTGAGCTCGGCGCCGACCTGTGGCGCATGAGGACCGACAGCAGCATTCCAGTGACGCTCCTTTCTCCCTGTCCCTCAAAGATCACGATGATAAAAGAGCCGCAGGGACGCGAGCGTTCGCCGATAGACAACGCGGTCACCGTGCGCCGCGTCGCGCGCAGCATAATGGCAAGCAACGCGGCTCCGTCGCCGGACGCGCAGCTTAAGGAACGCTCGAACCGCTGGCTGCAGTGGGCGAGGCGCGGCGGAGAGGTGCGGCACCTCCAGGCCTTCTCCGACAGGAAGCTGACTGTGCTCGCCGTCTCGGGGTTGCGTAATACGCTCGACGTCCTGCAGGAGCTTGAGCTCGGGCGCCTGCGCTCAGTCGATTTTATAGAATGCAGAATCTGCGACACGGGCTGTGTCGGAGGCATCGGCACGGCGGATTCGCGCTTCCTCGCGAATCTGAGGATCGGCAATATCAAAACCGACTGGAATGTCACAGAAAGCGACATACGCCGCGTCGAGGGTCTCTACGCGATGGACTTCTGGGCGACTACCAAGGAGTACCTGCCGCGTCCGCAGCTGCCGCTCTCTGACAACATAGCGGACGCGATGGTCAAGCTGCAGCAGATGAAAGAAGTTTATTCCTGCCTGCCGCACATCGACTGCGGCTCCTGCGGTCGCCCCTCGTGCCAGGCGATGGCCGAGGAGA
This genomic window contains:
- a CDS encoding TRAP transporter large permease is translated as MLIVAVGIIILGLLSGIYLPYVFVLSALFMIHAGGYESSFLMKYGYSVCNSLVLLCVPLFIAVGLVMEKSGIGKSLVNFVGIFVGRIKGGLAVVAVVACAAFGSIAGSSLATLSCISSIMMPRFEEAGYPRDYVATLITCACPLGLLIPPSAHMILYSWAGRQPLLACFLATVGPGLLLVLLLSVVSLIVLRKDPNIKVRAKMPPREFLAAARDDTFSALPAILMPVIVLGGIYSGTFTPTEAAAVAIIYSIPIGFFVYKKLTLRKLYETFVETASTTGVIMVMIFCVMMLSRIYIMEDMPGLIADFLRSFSNNKNVILLGVNIVVLIMGMIMDDTSCLLLGTPILLPVVQSFGVDPIHFAAIMGVNVAIGLLTPPTAPALYFGIQVTKTPLSGMLKTDIILLVTCWLPTLIAVTYFPDLALWLPKLILG
- a CDS encoding TRAP transporter small permease encodes the protein MSSEEIVYRLMQLKRSSPWQLLLRIQEYILFITTCAMVTILGLVVVCRYILRVDLFGFDEIVMISAFWMYFIGSSYAMEKREHVKVDLLERMLPLRGQRILRIFADVVQVLVALETMRLSIAYIINGINIWPTTSAWGIPLITSMCAVTVGFVLMAFYVVVQLLEDIYENNGDDGLGMVGGER
- the dctP gene encoding TRAP transporter substrate-binding protein DctP → MNINNIKKVICVCSIVMIAALAIIISENAAHAARKLKFYAPYPSDSYTSKALVDLVKMIKEKTDGEIDFKVFPSGQLCIYEDSIEEVRAGTIDASFTWLTKRYHPKLDIGNLPGLCTTGFPEYELMFLDPKSPFCKIIETYSNEAGFVSLGGWLDPRIGFILSKVPKNPKDNLKKNISLRVPAMPSVRDMATAMGYNTVTMDYSEVFSALQTGQIDGASNIPAEDAYLQARDMIKCFDANNMGSTPGWLIINKKLWESFGPKNQKIVQDCIAFQIKKWLPVARGTEKKYEDELEKHGVKVIRYSSEEAIKRSAEIRANVWPKYADTYGKDTLKVLEDAVVANQKKVLSGKK
- the tadA gene encoding tRNA adenosine(34) deaminase TadA translates to MDDAFYMREALAEARLALSCGEIPVGAVVACGDRIIGRGHNTRSLGNSPLGHAELNALSDAAKKINSWRFDDCHIYVTLEPCVMCSGALVQCRVGRIVFGAEDPKAGGCASLYEIPHDPRMSHRCEVTGGVLAAECAELLRKFFEARRKTR
- a CDS encoding sodium:solute symporter family protein; translated protein: MLLFYFSAFALLALFIAAGVVVGGRGGKKDYSLGGRKAGAAGVTGILLGALVGGASTVGTVQMAYGYGMTAWWFTLGGGIGCLMLGLRFASQLRASEITTVADYLEKSYGDRGKAIALAATVSSSLGTFISVCAQFLSCIALIRGVVPIPAWLAALVAALSIWGFIASGGIKSFAALGEAKIIILCVVLVTCAAAAAFRNGAAPFVDLSFQPWFNVFGRGFFPEVGCLASMIVGVFTTQIYLQSIAAAKDIRSARAGAFTSALLMPQMGLLGCWIGLTMRASGVDVSPDKALSWFIANNFPPLVGGLIWGGILITVIGCAAGLILGVATNISKNFIPATVKRKYEGGGRVEQLLVTAMISIAAFCAIGGAGSMILEWSFVSMGLRGSGTFLPLIVAILRPGALPPSWALASSAGGLAAMLLWAALRLPSDPLFAGLALSSLCVGTGLFHAKNKRK
- a CDS encoding transcriptional regulator, which produces MNLQEMASLLDAKNISTEFDLGGIEVNHAYACDLMSDVLAFCTPGTLLLTGLTNVQIVRTAQMLDIPAVIFVRGKVPLEETLQLAKDNDIPILVTKHTMFEACGILYENGMKPIVRDPEI
- a CDS encoding ATP-binding protein, whose protein sequence is MGAPVCLEYRIEGNDFMVAGAASNNIKNTLKMLGIPSDVCRRVAVITYEAEINLVIHGGGGILKAEITEDRVEILVEDEGPGIADIEKAMTEGYSTATEQAREMGFGAGMGLPNIKRNSDIFKIESEVGRGTTLNCTVFFNKK